In a genomic window of Magnolia sinica isolate HGM2019 chromosome 14, MsV1, whole genome shotgun sequence:
- the LOC131224762 gene encoding uncharacterized protein LOC131224762 isoform X2 produces the protein MNSSVAEIIWREVPDWDDDVVSAARFKAFSGQRSDWEPKFLFWRDLILKVARHLGVFIIQASEVKNSWFVRGGLTPLCIDAVLLEMYKNGDILRSGDLMDPTSRSLYQMFKRIGHLIGISKSSTPQEIFEDHLILRTLMQGVKVSLVPQAVPNISSLDYDTLHLVWTTEKFRQQLDVIDRRYEKSRKSALDFIKSGNKKGALRHVRQLKLTSESREKCTSLLNRVEEVLNIIANAESTKKVSEAIQIGARAIKENSISVEEVHIHLEELNESIASQKQVEEALEIPLQYADIEDEDIEEEFKKLEMELGDETPSEQIAKTVMDGAAKEVEETQAVQIAETITDGATKEVETQTSAEMLSQTLSNLKLEAV, from the exons ATGAATTCCTCGGTTGCCGAAATCATATGGCGGGAAGTGCCCGATTGGGACGACGATGTCGTGTCAGCAGCTCGATTCAAGGCATTTAGTGGACAGAGATCAGATTGGGAGCCCAAGTTCTTATTCTGGAGGGACTTGATTCTGAAGGTGGCTCGGCATCTGGGCGTCTTCATCATCCAAGCATCCGAG GTGAAGAACAGTTGGTTTGTTCGAGGAGGCTTGACGCCTTTGTGCATCGATGCTGTTCTG CTTGAAATGTACAAGAATGGTGACATTTTAAGAAGTGGAGATCTCATGGACCCAACTAGTCGGAGCCTCTACCAGATGTTTAAAAGAATAGGACATTTGAtaggtatatccaaatcatcAACTCCTCAAGAAATTTTTGAAGACCATCTCATCCTAAGGACACTAATGCAG GGGGTGAAAGTTTCTCTTGTGCCCCAAGCTGTTCCCAATATCTCAAGTCTTGATTACGATACTTTGCACTTGGTTTGGACGACGGAAAAATTTCGGCAACAACTTGATGTGATTGATCGGCGTTATGAGAA GTCGAGAAAATCAGCATTAGATTTCATTAAGTCGGGAAACAAAAAAGGTGCTCTCAGACATGTCCGGCAGTTAAAACTGACGTCCGAAAGCAGAGAAAAATGCACTTCACTCTTGAATCGGGTTGAAGAAGTGCTCAATATAATTGCAAATGCTGAATCCACAAAGAAG GTTTCTGAAGCCATCCAAATTGGAGCTCGAGCAATCAAGGAGAACAGCATCAGCGTCGAAGAAGTTCATATTCATCTCGAAGAACTCAATGAGAGTATTGCATCTCAGAAGCAAGTAGAAGAAGCTTTAG AAATACCACTTCAATATGCAGATATCGAAGATGAAGATATCGAAGAGGAATTTAAGAAGCTGGAGATGGAACTTGGAGATGAAACACCATCTGAGCAAATTGCCAAAACTGTCATGGATGGTGCAGCAAAGGAAGTGGAAGAAACACAAGCTGTGCAAATTGCTGAAACCATCACAGATGGTGCAACAAAGGAAGTGGAAACTCAGACATCGGCAGAAATGCTAAGCCAGACGTTATCAAATCTCAAGCTGGAAGCTGTATAG
- the LOC131225936 gene encoding uncharacterized protein LOC131225936 produces MLALDRPFIANVIDSDMQTNAEICLEYGSATQLYLVPFIQHEEQVLVASTPNWCQGSRLLNGLSQSQGPKVSQVALPYNSEGSIDFSNYPFRSFIVDLRDKMTRISLYGAVTNILREGGRERWRRTLLVVEREGCTRLLVVEREGCKRLLVVKREGRTWTSLVAGIEGERGLELSSMERRLQGSARGCWW; encoded by the exons ATGCTTGCACTGGATAGACCTTTCATTGCAAATGTTATAGACAGTGATATGCAAACAAATGCTGAAATTTGTCTTGAATATGGTAGTGCCACACAGTTATATTTGGTCCCCTTTATTCAACATGAAGAGCAG GTACTTGTAGCATCCACACCAAATTGGTGTCAAGGATCAAGGCTGTTGAATGGATTGAGTCAAAGTCAGGGTCCTAAAGTTTCTCAAGTGGCATTGCCCTACAATTCTGAAGGTTCTATTGACTTCAGTAATTATCCTTTCAGA TCATTTATTGTTGATCTTCGTGACAAGATGACTAGAATCAGCCTTTATGGTGCTGTAACAAACATCTTAAgagaaggggggagagagaggtggaggcgaacGTTGCTGGTGGTggagagagagggctgcacgCGGTTGTTGGTGGTAGAGAGAGAGGGCTGCAAGCGGTTGCTGGTGGTGAAGAGAGAGGGCCGCACGTGGACGTCGCTCGTggcagggattgagggagagagagggctggaATTGAGTTCGATGGAGAGAAGGTTGCAGGGGTCTGCACGCGGTTGCTGGtggtag
- the LOC131224765 gene encoding transcription factor PHYTOCHROME INTERACTING FACTOR-LIKE 15-like isoform X2: MAKGKLDSTKLKMNNCPTDLSFPSDHEFLELLWENGQIVMQGHCSRTRKSSMSPGVSSSHHSGTVQEKDVGDAVFPKTTRYGRLESDVNGVSSSVPSAPVGMAQDDEMVPWLNYPIEESLQNDYCSEFFSELSGPNLKSLSVQNSTVPVEGKGRCGQVIRDTNIVSAHGREKQEIRKTLKAVGSDAWPVRIRSSPLFLSSQQHPASDPKPTSRASASLANYNNNTQQAHCRNSSPTETQVAAAGMLSSKMLKKDPSPTRPSQPSNNTGLMNFSHFSRPVALVKANLQSIGSAAVGASGVDKFKGSDKVSVTSSNPIEPSVVESSSCLQGTATGQLVSVLAKVDLKSPSITPQEVASAKKSEKVCQEDEPTNHRSPDHLCQSSSFAASVAEGQLESEKAFRPAAASSSVCSGNSSGGMLNYTKHGPKRKCRDIEESGYQSEDADDESVDVRKPTKCPKRSRAAEVHNLSERRRRDRINEKMRALQELIPNCNKVDKASMLDEAIEYLKTLQMQVQIMSMGTGLCMPPMMLPAGIQNLRGPAIPHFPHMGVGMGMGMGMGFGMGMPDMGCSSSYPLIPMLQMHGPQFPCSSIPGPTSLHGLPASSLQMFGIPGQGLPLSLPRAPFIPLSGFATKPPSAPDFSVAACPMPVPDSVPPSSSKDQIQDVSLQTMHKTNTECLQTQPSTQTLTDDRPS, encoded by the exons ATGGCCAAGGGAAAGCTCGATTCAACCAAATTGAAGATGAACAACTGCCCGACCGATCTTTCTTTTCC GTCTGATCATGAATTCCTCGAACTGTTGTGGGAGAATGGTCAGATTGTGATGCAAGGTCATTGCAGTAGGACTAGAAAGAGCTCCATGTCACCTGGTGTTTCTTCATCTCATCACAGCGGGACAGTTCAAGAGAAAGACGTCGGCGATGCTGTTTTTCCAAAGACGACGAGGTACGGAAGGCTGGAATCTGATGTGAATGGCGTCTCATCATCAGTTCCTTCAGCCCCTGTTGGGATGGCACAAGACGATGAGATGGTCCCATGGCTGAATTACCCAATTGAAGAATCTTTGCAGAATGATTACTGTTCAGAATTCTTTTCTGAATTATCAGGCCCCAATCTGAAATCTCTGTCGGTGCAGAATAGTACCGTTCCTGTTGAAGGAAAGGGCCGCTGCGGTCAGGTTATTAGGGACACAAACATAGTTTCAGCACATGGCCGTGAGAAGCAAGAAATTAGAAAGACATTGAAAGCCGTTGGGAGTGACGCCTGGCCTGTTAGAATTAGGAGCAGCCCATTATTTCTGTCGTCACAGCAACACCCAGCTTCAGACCCAAAACCTACATCGAGAGCTTCAGCTTCCCTTGCCAATTATAACAATAACACACAACAAGCACATTGCAGGAATTCAAGTCCGACTGAGACGCAGGTGGCGGCAGCTGGGATGCTTAGTTCGAAGATGCTGAAGAAAGATCCATCACCTACAAGGCCATCGCAGCCTAGTAACAATACCGGGTTGATGAACTTCTCCCATTTCTCAAGACCCGTAGCTCTTGTTAAAGCCAATCTGCAGAGCATTGGTTCTGCGGCTGTGGGCGCCTCAGGTGTAGATAAGTTCAAGGGCAGTGACAAGGTTTCCGTCACCAGTAGTAATCCCATCGAACCTTCGGTGGTCGAGTCCAGTAGCTGTTTGCAAGGCACTGCCACAGGCCAACTAGTTTCAGTGCTGGCGAAGGTTGATTTAAAGTCACCCAGTATAACTCCCCAGGAGGTGGCCTCCGCCAAGAAGTCAGAAAAGGTTTGTCAGGAAGATGAGCCCACGAATCATAGGTCCCCAGATCACCTTTGTCAGAGTTCAAGCTTCGCAGCGAGCGTTGCTGAGGGACAGCTAGAGAGCGAAAAAGCTTTCAGGCCTGCAGCAGCATCTTCTTCTGTATGTTCAGGCAACAGTTCTGGGGGAATGTTGAATTATACCAAACATGGGCCGAAGAGGAAATGTCGGGACATAGAAGAGTCTGGATACCAGAGCGAA GATGCTGATGACGAATCTGTGGATGTAAGGAAGCCGACTAAGTGCCCCAAGCGAAGCCGCGCTGCAGAAGTGCATAATTTATCAGAAAGA AGGCGAAGGGATAGGATCAACGAGAAGATGCGTGCGTTACAGGAACTCATACCTAATTGCAATAAG GTGGACAAAGCTTCAATGCTGGATGAGGCCATTGAGTATCTGAAAACCCTTCAGATGCAAGTACAG ATCATGTCCATGGGAACTGGGCTTTGTATGCCTCCGATGATGTTACCTGCAGGAATACAAAACTTACGTGGACCGGCAATTCCTCATTTCCCACACATGGGTGTAGGGATGGGAATGGGCATGGGTATGGGTTTTGGGATGGGAATGCCTGACATGGGCTGTTCCTCTAGCTACCCTTTGATTCCAATGCTCCAAATGCATGGCCCACAATTCCCTTGCTCATCGATTCCAGGACCCACAAGTTTGCACGGGTTGCCCGCTTCGAGCCTTCAGATGTTTGGAATCCCAGGGCAAGGACTTCCCTTGTCTCTTCCTCGTGCACCCTTCATTCCTTTGTCAGGGTTTGCAACAAAGCCACCTTCGGCGCCTGATTTCTCAGTGGCAGCTTGTCCTATGCCTGTTCCAGATTCGGTTCCACCTTCAAGTTCAAAGGACCAGATTCAAGACGTAAGCCTACAAACAATGCATAAAACAAACACTGAATGCTTACAGACTCAGCCATCAACTCAG ACTTTGACTGATGACCGTCCGTCCTAG
- the LOC131224765 gene encoding transcription factor PIF3-like isoform X1 produces MPYSEFHQMAKGKLDSTKLKMNNCPTDLSFPSDHEFLELLWENGQIVMQGHCSRTRKSSMSPGVSSSHHSGTVQEKDVGDAVFPKTTRYGRLESDVNGVSSSVPSAPVGMAQDDEMVPWLNYPIEESLQNDYCSEFFSELSGPNLKSLSVQNSTVPVEGKGRCGQVIRDTNIVSAHGREKQEIRKTLKAVGSDAWPVRIRSSPLFLSSQQHPASDPKPTSRASASLANYNNNTQQAHCRNSSPTETQVAAAGMLSSKMLKKDPSPTRPSQPSNNTGLMNFSHFSRPVALVKANLQSIGSAAVGASGVDKFKGSDKVSVTSSNPIEPSVVESSSCLQGTATGQLVSVLAKVDLKSPSITPQEVASAKKSEKVCQEDEPTNHRSPDHLCQSSSFAASVAEGQLESEKAFRPAAASSSVCSGNSSGGMLNYTKHGPKRKCRDIEESGYQSEDADDESVDVRKPTKCPKRSRAAEVHNLSERRRRDRINEKMRALQELIPNCNKVDKASMLDEAIEYLKTLQMQVQIMSMGTGLCMPPMMLPAGIQNLRGPAIPHFPHMGVGMGMGMGMGFGMGMPDMGCSSSYPLIPMLQMHGPQFPCSSIPGPTSLHGLPASSLQMFGIPGQGLPLSLPRAPFIPLSGFATKPPSAPDFSVAACPMPVPDSVPPSSSKDQIQDVSLQTMHKTNTECLQTQPSTQTLTDDRPS; encoded by the exons ATGCCTTACTCTGAATTCCATCAGATGGCCAAGGGAAAGCTCGATTCAACCAAATTGAAGATGAACAACTGCCCGACCGATCTTTCTTTTCC GTCTGATCATGAATTCCTCGAACTGTTGTGGGAGAATGGTCAGATTGTGATGCAAGGTCATTGCAGTAGGACTAGAAAGAGCTCCATGTCACCTGGTGTTTCTTCATCTCATCACAGCGGGACAGTTCAAGAGAAAGACGTCGGCGATGCTGTTTTTCCAAAGACGACGAGGTACGGAAGGCTGGAATCTGATGTGAATGGCGTCTCATCATCAGTTCCTTCAGCCCCTGTTGGGATGGCACAAGACGATGAGATGGTCCCATGGCTGAATTACCCAATTGAAGAATCTTTGCAGAATGATTACTGTTCAGAATTCTTTTCTGAATTATCAGGCCCCAATCTGAAATCTCTGTCGGTGCAGAATAGTACCGTTCCTGTTGAAGGAAAGGGCCGCTGCGGTCAGGTTATTAGGGACACAAACATAGTTTCAGCACATGGCCGTGAGAAGCAAGAAATTAGAAAGACATTGAAAGCCGTTGGGAGTGACGCCTGGCCTGTTAGAATTAGGAGCAGCCCATTATTTCTGTCGTCACAGCAACACCCAGCTTCAGACCCAAAACCTACATCGAGAGCTTCAGCTTCCCTTGCCAATTATAACAATAACACACAACAAGCACATTGCAGGAATTCAAGTCCGACTGAGACGCAGGTGGCGGCAGCTGGGATGCTTAGTTCGAAGATGCTGAAGAAAGATCCATCACCTACAAGGCCATCGCAGCCTAGTAACAATACCGGGTTGATGAACTTCTCCCATTTCTCAAGACCCGTAGCTCTTGTTAAAGCCAATCTGCAGAGCATTGGTTCTGCGGCTGTGGGCGCCTCAGGTGTAGATAAGTTCAAGGGCAGTGACAAGGTTTCCGTCACCAGTAGTAATCCCATCGAACCTTCGGTGGTCGAGTCCAGTAGCTGTTTGCAAGGCACTGCCACAGGCCAACTAGTTTCAGTGCTGGCGAAGGTTGATTTAAAGTCACCCAGTATAACTCCCCAGGAGGTGGCCTCCGCCAAGAAGTCAGAAAAGGTTTGTCAGGAAGATGAGCCCACGAATCATAGGTCCCCAGATCACCTTTGTCAGAGTTCAAGCTTCGCAGCGAGCGTTGCTGAGGGACAGCTAGAGAGCGAAAAAGCTTTCAGGCCTGCAGCAGCATCTTCTTCTGTATGTTCAGGCAACAGTTCTGGGGGAATGTTGAATTATACCAAACATGGGCCGAAGAGGAAATGTCGGGACATAGAAGAGTCTGGATACCAGAGCGAA GATGCTGATGACGAATCTGTGGATGTAAGGAAGCCGACTAAGTGCCCCAAGCGAAGCCGCGCTGCAGAAGTGCATAATTTATCAGAAAGA AGGCGAAGGGATAGGATCAACGAGAAGATGCGTGCGTTACAGGAACTCATACCTAATTGCAATAAG GTGGACAAAGCTTCAATGCTGGATGAGGCCATTGAGTATCTGAAAACCCTTCAGATGCAAGTACAG ATCATGTCCATGGGAACTGGGCTTTGTATGCCTCCGATGATGTTACCTGCAGGAATACAAAACTTACGTGGACCGGCAATTCCTCATTTCCCACACATGGGTGTAGGGATGGGAATGGGCATGGGTATGGGTTTTGGGATGGGAATGCCTGACATGGGCTGTTCCTCTAGCTACCCTTTGATTCCAATGCTCCAAATGCATGGCCCACAATTCCCTTGCTCATCGATTCCAGGACCCACAAGTTTGCACGGGTTGCCCGCTTCGAGCCTTCAGATGTTTGGAATCCCAGGGCAAGGACTTCCCTTGTCTCTTCCTCGTGCACCCTTCATTCCTTTGTCAGGGTTTGCAACAAAGCCACCTTCGGCGCCTGATTTCTCAGTGGCAGCTTGTCCTATGCCTGTTCCAGATTCGGTTCCACCTTCAAGTTCAAAGGACCAGATTCAAGACGTAAGCCTACAAACAATGCATAAAACAAACACTGAATGCTTACAGACTCAGCCATCAACTCAG ACTTTGACTGATGACCGTCCGTCCTAG
- the LOC131224762 gene encoding uncharacterized protein LOC131224762 isoform X3 — MYKNGDILRSGDLMDPTSRSLYQMFKRIGHLIGISKSSTPQEIFEDHLILRTLMQESAAEVVKGLSENHWTSSCIVTTAEFQSICKGSDEAYAILSYLSGCGKARYLSIRQKDFIEGVKVSLVPQAVPNISSLDYDTLHLVWTTEKFRQQLDVIDRRYEKSRKSALDFIKSGNKKGALRHVRQLKLTSESREKCTSLLNRVEEVLNIIANAESTKKVSEAIQIGARAIKENSISVEEVHIHLEELNESIASQKQVEEALEIPLQYADIEDEDIEEEFKKLEMELGDETPSEQIAKTVMDGAAKEVEETQAVQIAETITDGATKEVETQTSAEMLSQTLSNLKLEAV; from the exons ATGTACAAGAATGGTGACATTTTAAGAAGTGGAGATCTCATGGACCCAACTAGTCGGAGCCTCTACCAGATGTTTAAAAGAATAGGACATTTGAtaggtatatccaaatcatcAACTCCTCAAGAAATTTTTGAAGACCATCTCATCCTAAGGACACTAATGCAG gaaaGTGCTGCTGAAGTTGTCAAGGGTTTGTCTGAAAATCATTGGACGTCCAGTTGTATTGTTACGACTGCAGAGTTCCAGAGCATCTGTAAAGGATCTGATGAAGCTTATGCGATCTTGAGCTATTTGTCTGGATGCGGGAAAGCACGGTATCTCTCAATCAGACAAAAGGATTTCATCGAG GGGGTGAAAGTTTCTCTTGTGCCCCAAGCTGTTCCCAATATCTCAAGTCTTGATTACGATACTTTGCACTTGGTTTGGACGACGGAAAAATTTCGGCAACAACTTGATGTGATTGATCGGCGTTATGAGAA GTCGAGAAAATCAGCATTAGATTTCATTAAGTCGGGAAACAAAAAAGGTGCTCTCAGACATGTCCGGCAGTTAAAACTGACGTCCGAAAGCAGAGAAAAATGCACTTCACTCTTGAATCGGGTTGAAGAAGTGCTCAATATAATTGCAAATGCTGAATCCACAAAGAAG GTTTCTGAAGCCATCCAAATTGGAGCTCGAGCAATCAAGGAGAACAGCATCAGCGTCGAAGAAGTTCATATTCATCTCGAAGAACTCAATGAGAGTATTGCATCTCAGAAGCAAGTAGAAGAAGCTTTAG AAATACCACTTCAATATGCAGATATCGAAGATGAAGATATCGAAGAGGAATTTAAGAAGCTGGAGATGGAACTTGGAGATGAAACACCATCTGAGCAAATTGCCAAAACTGTCATGGATGGTGCAGCAAAGGAAGTGGAAGAAACACAAGCTGTGCAAATTGCTGAAACCATCACAGATGGTGCAACAAAGGAAGTGGAAACTCAGACATCGGCAGAAATGCTAAGCCAGACGTTATCAAATCTCAAGCTGGAAGCTGTATAG
- the LOC131224762 gene encoding uncharacterized protein LOC131224762 isoform X1, translating to MNSSVAEIIWREVPDWDDDVVSAARFKAFSGQRSDWEPKFLFWRDLILKVARHLGVFIIQASEVKNSWFVRGGLTPLCIDAVLLEMYKNGDILRSGDLMDPTSRSLYQMFKRIGHLIGISKSSTPQEIFEDHLILRTLMQESAAEVVKGLSENHWTSSCIVTTAEFQSICKGSDEAYAILSYLSGCGKARYLSIRQKDFIEGVKVSLVPQAVPNISSLDYDTLHLVWTTEKFRQQLDVIDRRYEKSRKSALDFIKSGNKKGALRHVRQLKLTSESREKCTSLLNRVEEVLNIIANAESTKKVSEAIQIGARAIKENSISVEEVHIHLEELNESIASQKQVEEALEIPLQYADIEDEDIEEEFKKLEMELGDETPSEQIAKTVMDGAAKEVEETQAVQIAETITDGATKEVETQTSAEMLSQTLSNLKLEAV from the exons ATGAATTCCTCGGTTGCCGAAATCATATGGCGGGAAGTGCCCGATTGGGACGACGATGTCGTGTCAGCAGCTCGATTCAAGGCATTTAGTGGACAGAGATCAGATTGGGAGCCCAAGTTCTTATTCTGGAGGGACTTGATTCTGAAGGTGGCTCGGCATCTGGGCGTCTTCATCATCCAAGCATCCGAG GTGAAGAACAGTTGGTTTGTTCGAGGAGGCTTGACGCCTTTGTGCATCGATGCTGTTCTG CTTGAAATGTACAAGAATGGTGACATTTTAAGAAGTGGAGATCTCATGGACCCAACTAGTCGGAGCCTCTACCAGATGTTTAAAAGAATAGGACATTTGAtaggtatatccaaatcatcAACTCCTCAAGAAATTTTTGAAGACCATCTCATCCTAAGGACACTAATGCAG gaaaGTGCTGCTGAAGTTGTCAAGGGTTTGTCTGAAAATCATTGGACGTCCAGTTGTATTGTTACGACTGCAGAGTTCCAGAGCATCTGTAAAGGATCTGATGAAGCTTATGCGATCTTGAGCTATTTGTCTGGATGCGGGAAAGCACGGTATCTCTCAATCAGACAAAAGGATTTCATCGAG GGGGTGAAAGTTTCTCTTGTGCCCCAAGCTGTTCCCAATATCTCAAGTCTTGATTACGATACTTTGCACTTGGTTTGGACGACGGAAAAATTTCGGCAACAACTTGATGTGATTGATCGGCGTTATGAGAA GTCGAGAAAATCAGCATTAGATTTCATTAAGTCGGGAAACAAAAAAGGTGCTCTCAGACATGTCCGGCAGTTAAAACTGACGTCCGAAAGCAGAGAAAAATGCACTTCACTCTTGAATCGGGTTGAAGAAGTGCTCAATATAATTGCAAATGCTGAATCCACAAAGAAG GTTTCTGAAGCCATCCAAATTGGAGCTCGAGCAATCAAGGAGAACAGCATCAGCGTCGAAGAAGTTCATATTCATCTCGAAGAACTCAATGAGAGTATTGCATCTCAGAAGCAAGTAGAAGAAGCTTTAG AAATACCACTTCAATATGCAGATATCGAAGATGAAGATATCGAAGAGGAATTTAAGAAGCTGGAGATGGAACTTGGAGATGAAACACCATCTGAGCAAATTGCCAAAACTGTCATGGATGGTGCAGCAAAGGAAGTGGAAGAAACACAAGCTGTGCAAATTGCTGAAACCATCACAGATGGTGCAACAAAGGAAGTGGAAACTCAGACATCGGCAGAAATGCTAAGCCAGACGTTATCAAATCTCAAGCTGGAAGCTGTATAG
- the LOC131224764 gene encoding putative pentatricopeptide repeat-containing protein At3g01580, with amino-acid sequence MLLHQTTRSNQTPPYNMHSRASFSKSIQRHFPPKSKPPPASSHPKYTNQSIPAAHYATHPYLHVGPTQISPKTNCHNIMALLLRSSTHLHEARKIHGLLLVNGLFNSNSNVELASHLLNVYLSFDSLQEALIVFNHLPEKNVFTWNSILRGFVNAGQFARTIEFYHLMIAEGLTPDNFTYPLVLKACSKLSDLEQGKKIREMIRRGAKPNIFVECAMIDMFAKCGNLNEAWCVFDGMSQRDLVSWTAMICGTVQSGDWSEALGLFTRMRLEGLSPDSVIVATVLPASGRLESLQLGMALHGFSITCGIESDLCVSNALIDMYCKCGNTNEACHLFRYMESKDVISWSSLIAGHSQNCEYDKCLDVYFAMKGSAVRPSSVTIASILPAFANQKQLKQGKEIHCFVIRNGLEFDAFISSALIDMYTKCGSMREAELVFEITSDRDIAVWNSMIAGYALNGDTELAFGALRRIRESKFRPNSITIMSVVPICTRLGMLRQGGEIHSYAVRNGLGSIVSVMNPLIDMYCKRGYLKFGINVFEQMIEKDVVTYNTIIAALGMHGNAAQAFSYFSQMEKERIKPNKVTFIALLSACSHSGLIDRGWSFYNSMIQDYGITPEMEHYACMVDLLGRSGCLDEAWEFIKRMPFEPNIDVLGSLLGACRVHKRIELAELVGKRIFDKNPEDPGYYVLLSNTYAAAGRWADALKVRTMIKERGLIKKPGNSWIQVGCSVHFFLARDRLHPEFNEIQEILESLLLEMKDEGYIPNVSFSLDDLPGDHND; translated from the coding sequence ATGCTTCTCCATCAAACAACAAGAAGCAACCAAAcaccaccatataacatgcaTTCGAGGGCAAGCTTCTCCAAATCCATTCAAAGACATTTCCCTCCAAAATCCAAACCGCCTCCTGCAAGCTCTCACCCCAAGTACACAAACCAAAGCATCCCAGCTGCCCATTACGCGACCCACCCATAtcttcatgtgggtcccacccaaatCTCCCCCAAAACCAACTGCCACAACATCATGGCCCTGCTCTTGAGATCATCCACCCATCTGCATGAAGCTAGGAAAATCCATGGGCTTTTGCTAGTCAATGGCCTTTTCAATTCAAACAGCAATGTAGAGCTGGCATCACACCTTCTGAATGTTTATCTGAGCTTTGATAGCCTCCAAGAAGCTCTCATTGTGTTTAACCACCTTCCTGAAAAGAACGTTTTCACCTGGAATTCGATTCTTAGAGGTTTTGTCAATGCCGGCCAGTTTGCGAGAACGATTGAATTCTATCATTTGATGATCGCGGAAGGTCTGACGCCTGATAATTTCACCTACCCACTTGTTCTAAAGGCTTGTTCCAAACTGTCCGATCTTGAACAAGGGAAGAAGATCAGGGAGATGATCCGCCGCGGAGCAAAACCCAACATTTTTGTGGAGTGCGCCATGATAGATATGTTTGCCAAATGCGGCAATTTGAATGAGGCGTGGTGTGTGTTCGATGGAATGTCTCAGAGAGATTTGGTCTCGTGGACTGCAATGATTTGTGGGACTGTGCAGAGTGGGGACTGGTCCGAGGCACTGGGGCTGTTTACAAGGATGAGATTAGAAGGACTGAGCCCTGATTCGGTGATTGTAGCCACAGTTCTTCCAGCCAGTGGTAGGCTGGAATCTCTGCAGCTAGGGATGGCATTGCATGGGTTCTCCATAACTTGCGGAATTGAGAGTGATTTGTGTGTTTCAAATGCTTTGATTGATATGTACTGTAAATGTGGCAATACCAATGAAGCTTGTCATCTGTTTCGTTACATGGAATCCAAGGATGTAATCTCTTGGAGTAGCTTGATTGCGGGCCATTCGCAGAATTGTGAGTACGACAAATGTTTGGATGTGTATTTTGCGATGAAGGGATCAGCTGTGAGACCCAGTTCAGTTACGATTGCGAGCATTCTTCCTGCATTCGCTAACCAGAAACAGCTGAAACAAGGAAAGGAGATTCACTGCTTTGTCATAAGAAATGGGTTAGAGTTTGATGCATTCATCTCGAGCGCCTTGATAGATATGTACACCAAATGCGGGTCCATGAGAGAAGCAGAGTTAGTCTTTGAAATCACATCAGACAGGGACATTGCGGTATGGAATTCAATGATAGCAGGGTATGCTCTCAATGGGGACACTGAATTAGCCTTTGGGGCATTGCGTAGAATCCGAGAATCAAAATTTAGACCCAATTCGATAACCATCATGAGCGTTGTTCCGATCTGCACTCGCTTGGGGATGCTGCGACAGGGAGGGGAAATCCACAGTTACGCAGTTAGAAATGGTCTTGGGTCGATAGTTTCCGTCATGAATCCGCTTATAGACATGTACTGCAAACGTGGGTACCTGAAGTTTGGAATAAATGTTTTTGAACAGATGATTGAAAAGGATGTCGTGACGTATAACACCATCATCGCTGCACTGGGGATGCATGGTAATGCAGCTCAGGCATTTTCGTACTTCAGTCAAATGGAGAAAGAGAGAATCAAGCCAAATAAAGTCACCTTCATCGCCCTCTTATCAGCTTGTAGTCATTCCGGTCTGATTGACAGAGGCTGGTCATtctataattccatgattcaagACTATGGTATTACGCCGGAGATGGAACATTACGCATGCATGGTGGACCTTCTTGGTAGATCTGGATGCCTTGACGAGGCATGGGAATTTATAAAGAGAATGCCATTCGAGCCGAACATTGATGTTTTGGGAAGCCTACTTGGGGCTTGTAGAGTCCACAAAAGAATTGAACTCGCTGAGCTTGTTGGGAAGAGGATTTTTGATAAGAATCCAGAAGATCCAGGGTATTATGTCCTTTTATCCAACACATATGCTGCTGCAGGGAGATGGGCGGACGCATTGAAGGTCAGAACAATGATAAAAGAGAGGGGATTGATAAAGAAGCCTGGGAACAGTTGGATTCAGGTGGGATGTTCTGTGCACTTCTTTCTTGCAAGAGACAGATTACATCCGGAATTCAACGAAATACAGGAAATTCTAGAGAGCTTGCTTTTGGAGATGAAGGATGAAGGGTATATCCCCAATGTAAGCTTTTCCTTAGATGATCTACCAGGCGATCACAACGACTGA